A region from the Solibacillus sp. FSL H8-0523 genome encodes:
- a CDS encoding manganese catalase family protein produces MFQRVNRLLIDLPQVEYGDANAASAVQELLGGKFGEMSTLNNYMYQSFNFRGKKKLKPFYDLVASITAEEFGHVELVANTINLLSKNSSFPGVPNIAPMQNAKNMRNTQSFIAAAQTALPVDSMGKPWNGEYVFSSGNLVLDLLHNFFLECGARTHKMRVFEMTDHPTAREMIGYLLVRGGVHIIAYAKALEMATGLDVTRMLPIPSLDNHVFDQARKYEERGYGNVLFTWNYVGDYQDIDKIWKGPHPMTNAPLIVKEGTPKGAKIPDLNELPEEFAPGIGPEEYQMIAKRLMANL; encoded by the coding sequence TTGTTTCAACGAGTTAATCGCTTGTTAATTGATTTGCCACAAGTAGAATACGGGGACGCGAATGCGGCGAGCGCAGTTCAGGAACTACTTGGTGGTAAATTTGGTGAAATGTCGACGCTTAATAATTATATGTACCAATCTTTTAACTTCCGTGGGAAAAAGAAGCTCAAACCATTTTATGATCTTGTGGCAAGCATTACGGCAGAGGAATTTGGGCATGTTGAGTTAGTTGCCAATACGATTAATTTACTTAGTAAGAACAGTTCGTTTCCGGGTGTGCCGAATATTGCACCTATGCAAAATGCGAAAAATATGCGGAATACCCAAAGTTTTATTGCTGCAGCGCAAACGGCACTTCCTGTCGATTCAATGGGCAAACCGTGGAACGGCGAATATGTGTTTTCAAGTGGCAATTTAGTGCTCGACCTGCTGCATAATTTCTTCTTGGAATGTGGAGCGCGTACGCATAAAATGAGGGTGTTTGAAATGACGGATCATCCAACCGCACGTGAAATGATTGGTTATTTGCTCGTACGTGGTGGGGTGCATATCATTGCCTATGCCAAAGCGCTTGAAATGGCAACGGGACTCGATGTCACAAGGATGCTACCGATTCCAAGTCTTGATAATCATGTATTCGATCAAGCAAGAAAATATGAGGAGCGCGGCTACGGCAATGTGCTGTTTACATGGAATTATGTTGGGGACTATCAAGATATCGATAAAATTTGGAAAGGTCCACATCCAATGACGAACGCGCCTCTTATTGTAAAAGAGGGCACACCAAAGGGCGCGAAAATTCCAGATTTAAACGAGTTACCAGAAGAATTTGCGCCGGGAATTGGTCCTGAGGAATATCAAATGATAGCGAAACGATTAATGGCAAACTTATAA
- a CDS encoding IS3 family transposase (programmed frameshift), which yields MAKFTAEEKLQAALRYLEGKESYCEITRSIGVDHNALPKWVKQYELQGINAFIKQYTNYSAQFKLDVLNFMIENGTSSLETAAIFGIAAPSTIRQWRKQFETKGFDALQSKKKGRPSMKKETKKQPKQAPVEGSPEALQAEIDRLRMENEYFKKVERLSSSQGNITKEDKVKVIYELRHKYSVKALVAFAEIPRSTYYDLVKKINRPDPDAELKVEIQAIYNEHEGRYGYRRIRDELANRGQKVNHKKVQRLMKALGLKCIVRMKKYKSYKGTVGKIAPNILERNFIAEAPNEKWVTDITEFKLFGEKLYLSPVLDLFNGEIITYTIGSRPTYTLVSEMLERALEHLPEEHQLLMHSDQGWHYQMKQYRHTLQARGIVQSMSRKGNCHDNSVMENFFGIMKSEFLYLKEFENVEQFKEELEKYMSYNTKRIKAKLKLSPVEYRTQFTQAA from the exons ATGGCGAAATTTACCGCAGAAGAAAAATTACAGGCAGCTTTACGCTATTTGGAAGGGAAAGAAAGTTATTGTGAAATCACTCGATCAATAGGAGTAGATCATAACGCGCTTCCAAAATGGGTGAAACAGTACGAGCTTCAAGGCATAAATGCATTTATAAAACAATATACAAATTATTCAGCACAGTTTAAACTAGACGTACTAAACTTCATGATTGAAAACGGTACGTCCTCACTTGAAACAGCGGCTATCTTCGGCATAGCTGCACCATCAACCATACGTCAATGGCGAAAACAGTTTGAAACAAAAGGATTCGATGCCCTTCAATCAAAGAAAAAGGGGCGTCCATCCATGAAAAAAGAAACAAAGAAACAACCAAAACAAGCACCAGTAGAAGGCTCACCAGAAGCGCTTCAAGCTGAAATCGACCGTCTACGTATGGAAAACGAGTATT TTAAAAAAGTTGAACGCCTTAGTTCAAGCCAAGGAAACATCACCAAAGAAGACAAAGTAAAGGTCATCTATGAATTAAGGCATAAATACTCGGTGAAGGCGCTTGTGGCATTCGCAGAAATTCCACGTAGCACGTACTACGATTTAGTGAAGAAGATAAATCGACCGGATCCAGACGCCGAGCTAAAAGTAGAAATTCAAGCGATTTATAACGAACACGAAGGTCGGTATGGCTATCGTCGTATTCGTGATGAGCTAGCGAATCGTGGGCAAAAAGTGAATCATAAGAAAGTACAGCGACTCATGAAAGCGCTCGGTTTAAAATGCATCGTGCGTATGAAAAAATATAAGTCGTATAAAGGGACAGTAGGTAAAATTGCGCCAAACATTTTAGAACGTAACTTTATAGCTGAAGCGCCAAATGAAAAGTGGGTAACAGACATTACAGAGTTTAAATTGTTTGGCGAAAAGCTTTATTTATCGCCTGTATTAGACTTATTTAATGGCGAAATCATCACGTATACAATTGGCTCAAGACCAACGTATACTTTGGTTTCGGAGATGTTGGAGAGGGCGTTAGAACACTTGCCAGAGGAACACCAGCTCCTGATGCATTCTGACCAAGGTTGGCATTATCAAATGAAACAGTATCGTCATACGCTTCAAGCACGAGGAATTGTGCAGAGTATGTCTCGTAAAGGGAATTGTCACGATAATTCCGTAATGGAAAACTTCTTTGGCATTATGAAATCAGAATTTCTTTACTTGAAGGAATTTGAAAATGTCGAACAGTTTAAAGAAGAGCTAGAAAAATACATGAGTTACAATACAAAACGAATCAAGGCAAAATTAAAACTGAGTCCGGTAGAATACCGAACTCAGTTTACTCAAGCTGCCTAG
- a CDS encoding YuzF family protein, translating to MNNFSNAYWLDAIQHYLGQMVAVQQTGNHVQHGILAAVCPDYILLDVCRTPFYIRTDQIVWVTPFANRKD from the coding sequence ATGAATAATTTTTCAAATGCCTATTGGCTCGATGCCATTCAGCATTATTTAGGGCAAATGGTCGCTGTCCAACAAACAGGGAATCATGTACAGCATGGTATTTTAGCAGCTGTCTGTCCGGATTATATTTTGCTCGATGTATGCCGCACTCCCTTCTACATTCGTACCGATCAAATTGTGTGGGTTACACCGTTTGCAAATCGTAAAGACTAA
- the dtd gene encoding D-aminoacyl-tRNA deacylase: MRVVLQRSKNASVTVDDQITGAIDKGYVLLVGITHSDTIEDIQYVAKKIADLRIWEDEEGKMNRAIHEVGGSILSVSQFTLYADTKKGKRPSFIEAARPEQAEPLWHAFNKELTTHGLHVETGIFGAMMDVALVNDGPVTIIVESKPK, encoded by the coding sequence ATGCGAGTCGTATTACAACGTTCAAAAAATGCATCGGTAACGGTTGATGACCAAATTACCGGTGCTATTGATAAAGGCTATGTCTTATTAGTAGGTATTACACATAGCGATACAATCGAAGACATTCAATATGTCGCAAAAAAAATTGCCGATTTACGTATTTGGGAAGACGAAGAAGGTAAGATGAACCGTGCCATCCATGAAGTTGGTGGGTCAATTTTATCGGTTTCACAATTTACGTTATATGCGGATACAAAAAAAGGGAAGCGTCCGAGCTTTATCGAAGCCGCGCGACCTGAGCAAGCAGAGCCCCTGTGGCACGCCTTTAACAAAGAGCTGACAACACATGGTTTACATGTGGAAACCGGTATTTTTGGGGCTATGATGGATGTTGCTTTAGTTAATGATGGTCCTGTAACGATCATTGTTGAGTCAAAACCAAAATAA